A portion of the Pseudarthrobacter sp. L1SW genome contains these proteins:
- a CDS encoding ABC transporter ATP-binding protein, which produces MADISIKGLHKTYPGSTELATNNVSLEVAEGEFMVLLGPSGCGKTTLLRMVAGLDFPDEGSISIGGRDVTYLPPQDRNLSMVFQSYAVFPHRKVRTNIGFGLVMKKVPRDELEKKVAWAADLLQLTPYLDRYPAQLSGGQRQRVAVARAIVMDADVLLMDEPLSNLDALLRLDFRAELKKIVQQLGSTTLYVTHDQVEAMSLSDRVAVMKKGQIAQLGHPITVYEEPADRFVGGFIGSPPMNFLEGRVTQQGALEVAGQSTEAPEFLARSAVRSGGLPVMVGIRAENIYLEQRGAPGTLDATVEVVEPLGHATLLTVDLGGQTIKVQVASTVRVSPGEKVGLRFDQAAIRFFDTETQLGLTA; this is translated from the coding sequence ATGGCTGACATCTCCATCAAGGGTCTGCACAAGACCTACCCCGGAAGCACCGAGCTGGCCACGAACAACGTGTCCCTCGAGGTTGCAGAGGGTGAGTTCATGGTGCTCCTGGGGCCCTCGGGCTGCGGGAAGACCACCCTCCTGCGCATGGTAGCGGGGTTGGACTTCCCGGATGAGGGGAGCATCTCCATCGGCGGGCGGGACGTAACCTACCTGCCACCGCAGGACAGGAACCTCTCCATGGTGTTCCAGTCCTACGCCGTGTTCCCGCACCGCAAGGTCCGCACCAACATCGGGTTTGGCCTGGTGATGAAGAAGGTTCCCCGGGATGAACTCGAGAAGAAGGTCGCCTGGGCGGCCGACCTCCTCCAGCTCACCCCCTACCTGGACCGCTACCCAGCCCAGCTCTCGGGCGGGCAGCGGCAGCGCGTCGCCGTCGCCAGGGCGATCGTCATGGACGCAGACGTGCTGCTCATGGACGAGCCACTGTCCAACCTGGACGCCCTCCTGCGACTCGACTTCCGCGCGGAACTGAAAAAGATCGTCCAGCAGCTGGGATCCACCACGCTCTACGTGACCCACGACCAGGTGGAGGCGATGAGCCTGTCGGACCGGGTGGCCGTGATGAAGAAAGGGCAGATTGCCCAGCTGGGGCATCCCATCACCGTCTACGAGGAGCCTGCGGACCGATTCGTCGGGGGATTCATCGGCTCGCCGCCAATGAACTTCCTCGAGGGCCGCGTGACGCAGCAGGGCGCCCTGGAAGTCGCCGGCCAAAGCACCGAGGCGCCTGAATTCCTGGCCCGTTCCGCAGTCCGGTCCGGAGGTCTCCCGGTAATGGTCGGTATCCGTGCGGAAAACATCTATCTTGAGCAGCGCGGAGCGCCGGGGACCCTTGATGCCACCGTGGAAGTGGTGGAACCGCTTGGCCATGCAACCCTGCTGACCGTGGACCTGGGCGGCCAGACCATCAAGGTGCAGGTTGCCTCCACCGTACGGGTTTCCCCGGGAGAAAAGGTTGGCCTGAGGTTCGACCAGGCTGCCATCCGGTTCTTCGACACGGAGACGCAGCTGGGGCTCACGGCATGA
- a CDS encoding carbohydrate ABC transporter permease has protein sequence MSHATTNKETAPESRPQPEVDRRPLARRRRSRILLQVGCILITLFMALPIYLIALSATSSRAALQKFPLSFIPDNFSLETMQTFLQSTGILAGLINSVQVGVFTLVLSLLIGVPAGYAVARFAFPGRDPYQLFLLFTRALPIVVLSVPLAQLFLQTGLYDSVLAVVLLHTALALPTTILITSSVFLGVPRDVEEAARIFGCSPVQAFLKVVMPMAIPGIAAASIFTFVMSWNEVLGASILTLNQRTLPAQVLSSLAESPLAYRFAGGFLLVVPALIFIFFMRRYLTNMWGSTIR, from the coding sequence ATGAGCCACGCCACCACCAACAAGGAAACGGCTCCCGAATCGCGGCCGCAGCCGGAGGTGGACCGCAGGCCGCTGGCACGGCGGCGCCGGAGCCGGATACTGCTCCAAGTGGGCTGCATCCTCATCACGCTCTTCATGGCACTTCCCATCTACCTGATCGCACTGTCCGCCACCTCCAGCAGGGCGGCCCTGCAGAAGTTCCCCCTGAGCTTTATTCCGGACAACTTCTCCCTGGAGACGATGCAGACGTTCCTGCAGTCCACGGGCATCCTGGCCGGCCTCATCAACTCCGTCCAGGTGGGCGTCTTCACCCTCGTGTTGTCCCTGCTCATCGGCGTCCCCGCCGGGTACGCGGTAGCACGGTTCGCCTTCCCCGGGCGGGACCCCTACCAGCTGTTCCTGCTCTTCACCCGTGCGCTGCCCATCGTGGTGCTTTCCGTGCCGCTGGCCCAGCTGTTCCTCCAGACCGGGCTGTACGACAGCGTCCTGGCCGTCGTCCTGCTCCACACCGCACTGGCGCTGCCGACCACCATCCTGATCACGTCCTCGGTGTTCCTGGGAGTACCCCGGGACGTCGAGGAAGCTGCCCGCATCTTCGGCTGCAGCCCCGTGCAGGCCTTCCTCAAGGTGGTCATGCCCATGGCCATCCCCGGCATCGCCGCGGCGTCCATCTTCACGTTCGTCATGTCCTGGAATGAAGTCCTGGGTGCGTCGATCCTGACCCTGAACCAGCGCACCCTGCCCGCCCAGGTCCTCAGTTCCCTCGCCGAGTCACCGCTGGCCTACCGGTTCGCCGGCGGCTTCCTGCTGGTGGTCCCGGCACTGATCTTCATCTTCTTCATGCGCCGCTACCTCACAAACATGTGGGGCTCCACGATCCGCTAG
- a CDS encoding carbohydrate ABC transporter permease, which yields MAAPDAPAAAKPRPRPAAPRGRPPRRSGTSAAMLLIAPSIVFMTLLFGWPMVSGILQAFGGPEGLTTANFTRMAQDPYFWSSVGNTLLLIVVMIPIQFVLALAMALLIRAKPRGSSVYFYIWAIPLAVSDLAAGLVWLTVFTDRGYLNSILASAGLEPVSWLAYDNYASMFMAVLIAEVWRATSLVFVIVVAGLQSIPKDYEEAAGVFGAGFWDRLWHVTLPLLRPSLQTALILRTILAFQTFAVALALTGQNFPLVVGETYRWYTGLQDANVASALALVVMAVSMVTAVGYLKLLRDQSEAAR from the coding sequence ATGGCCGCCCCCGACGCCCCGGCAGCAGCCAAGCCTCGGCCCCGGCCCGCAGCGCCGCGGGGCCGGCCGCCGCGCAGGAGCGGCACGTCGGCGGCGATGCTGCTGATCGCCCCGTCCATCGTTTTCATGACGCTGCTCTTCGGCTGGCCGATGGTCAGCGGCATCCTCCAGGCGTTCGGCGGCCCCGAAGGGCTTACGACGGCGAACTTCACGCGGATGGCGCAGGATCCCTACTTCTGGTCCTCCGTGGGCAACACGCTGCTCCTCATCGTGGTGATGATTCCGATCCAGTTCGTGCTGGCGCTTGCCATGGCCCTGCTGATCCGGGCCAAACCGAGGGGCTCGTCGGTGTACTTCTACATCTGGGCCATACCGCTGGCCGTCAGCGACCTTGCCGCCGGCCTGGTGTGGCTGACCGTCTTCACGGACCGGGGATACCTCAACTCCATCCTGGCGTCCGCGGGCCTTGAGCCCGTCTCCTGGCTCGCCTACGACAATTACGCCTCGATGTTCATGGCCGTGCTGATCGCGGAGGTATGGCGCGCCACGTCCCTCGTGTTCGTGATCGTGGTGGCCGGCCTGCAGTCCATCCCCAAGGACTATGAGGAGGCCGCCGGCGTGTTCGGCGCCGGCTTCTGGGACCGGCTCTGGCACGTGACCCTCCCGCTGCTGCGCCCCAGCCTCCAGACGGCCCTGATCCTGAGGACCATCCTCGCGTTCCAGACCTTCGCCGTCGCGCTGGCCCTCACCGGCCAGAACTTCCCGCTGGTGGTCGGTGAGACATACCGGTGGTACACCGGCCTGCAGGACGCCAACGTGGCCTCTGCCCTGGCCCTGGTGGTCATGGCGGTGTCCATGGTGACCGCCGTCGGCTACCTCAAGCTCCTGAGAGACCAATCGGAGGCAGCCCGATGA
- a CDS encoding ABC transporter substrate-binding protein — protein MSDLAHFDVSRRTLLKGGLLALATGPLLAACGVNTSGSGGEGSVNFLSTQFSPVEERQKYEATLKKFAGDIKVAYNPVDTGVFNTTLKSQLAAGKVEIGIAAGLHSDLIPFASQFEDLSSLTKDLSSAGFSDDLLKLAKLGTDVPRYIPWIQATYVVAVNKKALEWLPSGADVNNLTYENYLAWAQAAKAANGGRPVFGIPAGPKGLHHRFYQGFLLPSFTGGQITTFRNADAVTAWTYMRDLWANMNPASANYDFMQEPLGNGEVLVAWDHVARLINAVKDKPDDWMMVPAPSGPKGKGYLLVVGGMAVPQGSPEKDKAFELIKALSKPEAQIETLKSNAFFPVVKADIGSDLPGGIALEAKAVKAQQEAQDAILALPPVGLGDKDPQVSQLFKNCFQEICLNNADVKATLDRQGAELASIMETLNVPCWAPDPDADQCRVA, from the coding sequence ATGTCCGATCTCGCTCACTTCGACGTCAGCCGGCGGACCTTGTTGAAGGGAGGCCTGCTGGCGCTGGCTACCGGCCCACTCCTCGCGGCCTGCGGTGTGAATACCAGCGGAAGCGGAGGGGAAGGCTCCGTCAACTTCCTGTCTACCCAGTTCTCCCCGGTGGAGGAACGCCAGAAGTACGAAGCCACGCTGAAGAAGTTTGCAGGGGACATCAAGGTGGCCTACAACCCCGTTGACACCGGCGTCTTCAACACCACCCTGAAGTCCCAGCTCGCCGCAGGGAAAGTGGAGATCGGCATCGCCGCCGGCCTCCACAGCGACCTCATCCCGTTCGCCTCGCAGTTCGAGGACCTCAGCTCCCTCACCAAGGACCTGTCATCCGCCGGCTTCTCCGACGACCTGCTGAAGCTGGCGAAGCTCGGCACGGATGTTCCCCGGTACATCCCCTGGATCCAGGCCACCTACGTGGTTGCGGTCAACAAGAAGGCGCTTGAGTGGCTGCCCTCCGGCGCGGACGTCAACAACCTCACCTACGAGAATTACCTCGCATGGGCGCAGGCCGCCAAGGCGGCCAACGGCGGCCGCCCGGTCTTCGGCATCCCAGCCGGGCCAAAGGGCCTCCACCACCGCTTCTACCAGGGCTTCCTCCTGCCAAGCTTCACCGGCGGGCAGATCACCACGTTCCGCAACGCGGATGCGGTCACCGCCTGGACGTACATGCGGGACCTGTGGGCCAACATGAACCCGGCCTCCGCGAATTACGACTTCATGCAGGAACCCCTGGGCAACGGCGAGGTCCTGGTGGCCTGGGACCACGTGGCCCGCCTCATCAACGCCGTCAAGGACAAGCCGGACGACTGGATGATGGTGCCGGCACCGTCCGGACCGAAGGGCAAGGGCTACCTGCTGGTGGTGGGCGGTATGGCCGTGCCGCAGGGTTCACCGGAGAAGGACAAGGCGTTTGAGCTGATCAAGGCACTGTCCAAGCCTGAGGCGCAGATAGAGACGCTGAAGTCCAACGCTTTCTTCCCGGTGGTGAAGGCAGACATTGGCAGTGACCTGCCCGGCGGCATCGCCCTTGAAGCCAAGGCGGTCAAGGCGCAGCAGGAAGCCCAGGACGCGATCCTGGCCCTCCCGCCGGTGGGACTGGGAGACAAGGATCCCCAGGTCTCGCAGCTGTTCAAGAACTGCTTCCAGGAGATCTGCCTGAACAACGCGGACGTCAAGGCGACGCTGGACCGGCAAGGGGCTGAGCTTGCCAGCATCATGGAGACGCTGAACGTTCCCTGCTGGGCCCCCGATCCTGACGCCGATCAATGCAGGGTTGCCTGA
- a CDS encoding ROK family protein, translating to MTQQRTLVGGSGQPPVGLATSAGHVLQLLRSNAGGYSRAELLDITGMARSTLYERLDALFAAGLVYESSPLHAQRGRPPRALRFDDRNKLVLGIEIGHTHAGIHLLSLGRDIVASARLPIDIRQPQEAVAGQVIGESLRLLDGRQPVGAGVGLPAPVDPLHRLGLERTVLAHWNLQNLQEVMESRLDCPVLLENDARSMAVGEVREPLESLVAVKVSTGVGSGIIVGGALVRGAHGAAGDIGHVRIPEAAGRRCRCGRDGCLAAVASGRALLADPKLSSYGSLRQLVDACGSDPAVRAAVAEAGQLLGRTLAATVGTLNPGRIAVGGLVGVLPDFLLACRRQILDDAFEPSLVDLEIVPADSRTATAIGLCRLVEESLYAPERVEQLLAQRAG from the coding sequence ATGACCCAGCAGAGGACGCTCGTCGGGGGCTCGGGCCAACCTCCGGTGGGGCTTGCCACCAGTGCCGGCCATGTCCTCCAACTGCTGCGCTCGAACGCGGGCGGATACAGCCGGGCGGAACTGCTGGACATCACGGGTATGGCGCGGTCCACCCTCTATGAGCGGCTCGATGCGCTTTTCGCCGCAGGCCTGGTCTACGAATCCTCGCCACTACATGCACAGCGCGGCAGGCCGCCGCGCGCCCTTCGCTTCGATGACCGCAACAAGCTGGTCCTCGGCATCGAGATCGGCCACACCCACGCCGGGATCCATCTCCTGTCCCTGGGCCGTGACATCGTGGCCTCCGCACGGCTGCCCATCGACATCAGGCAACCCCAGGAGGCGGTGGCCGGCCAGGTCATCGGGGAGTCACTCCGGCTGCTCGACGGGCGGCAGCCGGTGGGAGCGGGAGTGGGCCTGCCCGCCCCCGTGGACCCGCTCCACCGCCTGGGACTGGAGCGGACTGTCCTGGCCCACTGGAACCTGCAAAACCTGCAGGAAGTGATGGAGTCAAGGCTGGACTGCCCGGTCCTGCTGGAAAATGACGCCCGCTCCATGGCTGTGGGCGAGGTACGCGAGCCCCTCGAATCCCTCGTGGCCGTCAAAGTCAGCACCGGCGTCGGCTCCGGCATCATCGTGGGCGGCGCCCTGGTGCGGGGCGCCCACGGGGCCGCGGGGGACATCGGACACGTCCGCATTCCGGAGGCGGCCGGCCGGCGCTGCCGCTGCGGCAGGGACGGCTGCCTTGCCGCGGTGGCCTCGGGACGGGCGTTGCTGGCCGATCCCAAGCTCTCCAGCTACGGTTCGCTGCGGCAGCTGGTGGATGCCTGTGGCAGCGATCCCGCCGTCCGCGCCGCCGTCGCAGAGGCCGGCCAGCTGCTCGGGCGGACGCTCGCGGCGACGGTGGGCACGCTGAACCCCGGCCGCATCGCCGTGGGCGGGCTGGTTGGCGTGCTCCCGGACTTCCTGCTCGCCTGCCGCCGGCAGATTCTGGACGACGCCTTCGAGCCCTCGCTGGTGGACCTGGAGATTGTGCCGGCGGACAGTCGGACCGCCACCGCCATTGGACTCTGCCGGCTGGTGGAGGAGAGCCTTTACGCTCCGGAGCGTGTGGAACAGCTGCTGGCCCAGCGGGCCGGCTGA
- a CDS encoding ferritin, producing the protein MTTSNFNALLSTQIGNEFAASQQYIAVATWFANQDLPQLARYFYRQSVEERNHAMMMVQYMLDRDIPFTIPGVPAVRNDFDSVTEPLALALQQEKDVTRNIEDLFRAARGENDALGEQFMLWFLKEQVEEVASMTTLLNIAERADNLFDIENFIARETIGDGGRDSSAPEAAGGAL; encoded by the coding sequence ATGACCACTTCAAACTTCAATGCCCTCCTGTCCACCCAGATCGGCAATGAGTTCGCTGCCTCACAGCAGTACATTGCCGTGGCCACTTGGTTCGCGAACCAGGACCTCCCCCAACTGGCCAGGTACTTCTACCGCCAGTCCGTGGAAGAGCGGAACCACGCCATGATGATGGTCCAGTACATGCTGGACCGGGACATTCCCTTCACCATTCCCGGTGTTCCGGCCGTCCGCAACGATTTCGACTCCGTCACGGAACCGCTGGCCCTTGCCCTGCAGCAGGAAAAGGACGTGACCCGCAACATCGAGGACCTGTTCCGGGCCGCCCGCGGCGAGAACGACGCCCTGGGCGAGCAGTTCATGCTGTGGTTCCTGAAGGAGCAGGTGGAGGAAGTGGCGTCCATGACCACACTGCTGAACATTGCCGAGCGCGCGGACAACCTGTTCGACATCGAGAACTTCATCGCCCGGGAAACAATCGGCGACGGCGGCCGGGACTCCTCTGCGCCCGAAGCTGCGGGTGGCGCCCTCTAG
- a CDS encoding multidrug efflux SMR transporter, with amino-acid sequence MSWLILILSGALEAVWAAALHRAFQASGRRRIGPAALFLVSAAASTGGLALAMQSIPTGTAYAVWVGVGVVLTSAYAIATQVERPTAARLLLLSGIAVCVVGLKVVA; translated from the coding sequence ATGTCGTGGCTGATACTTATTCTTTCCGGCGCCCTTGAAGCCGTGTGGGCCGCAGCCTTGCACCGTGCCTTCCAGGCTTCCGGACGCCGCCGCATCGGCCCCGCCGCCCTCTTCCTGGTGTCCGCCGCGGCAAGCACCGGCGGCCTGGCCCTCGCCATGCAGTCCATTCCCACCGGCACGGCCTACGCGGTGTGGGTAGGCGTGGGGGTGGTGCTGACCTCGGCATATGCCATTGCCACCCAGGTGGAACGTCCGACGGCGGCACGCCTCCTCCTGCTGTCCGGCATCGCCGTGTGCGTGGTGGGCTTGAAGGTGGTGGCGTGA
- a CDS encoding multidrug efflux SMR transporter has protein sequence MRQHRVPWLVLLASAVLEAVWATALGLSDGFSQPLPTLVFAVTATLSMLGLGWAIRHIPLGTAYAVWVGVGAALTVGWAMATGAEAFSVLKVAFIAGIVGCVGGLKALPQDQ, from the coding sequence ATGCGGCAGCACAGGGTTCCCTGGCTGGTTCTGCTGGCCTCGGCGGTCCTCGAAGCGGTGTGGGCAACGGCACTGGGCCTGTCCGACGGCTTCAGCCAACCGCTCCCCACCTTGGTTTTCGCTGTTACGGCAACACTGAGCATGCTGGGACTGGGCTGGGCCATCCGGCACATCCCGCTGGGCACTGCCTACGCCGTGTGGGTGGGAGTCGGCGCTGCGCTGACCGTCGGCTGGGCGATGGCCACCGGAGCGGAAGCCTTCAGCGTGCTCAAAGTGGCTTTTATCGCGGGGATTGTTGGCTGCGTTGGCGGCCTGAAGGCTTTGCCGCAGGACCAGTAG
- a CDS encoding LacI family DNA-binding transcriptional regulator, which produces MSMTGSRTPPAAAERPKLEDLARKVGVSIATVSRVVNGRKGVSREVRQAVLAAMDDLGYERPDRARSDVRGQVGIIVPDLANPIFPAIAQAVVSLLSQEDFIPVICALPGGGRSEDEYIEMLVAQGAAGIIFICTAHADGQASLERYHRLRGRGIPYVLVNGPRPELGAASVANDDAAAISTAVQHLASLGHRKVGLAIGPHRFIPSRQKLAGFRSALAEFLGVDNPEAHTATSMFTVEGGQSAANELLDSGHTAIVCASDVMALGAIRAARARGLRVPEDVSIIGFDDSALMALTDPPLTTLRQPTAAIAHAAVHALAADMAGEQSTHSPVVLASDLVLRGSTGPAAKPSGRQRSQQSPR; this is translated from the coding sequence ATGAGCATGACCGGGAGCCGGACCCCACCCGCCGCAGCCGAACGGCCAAAACTGGAAGACCTCGCACGGAAGGTCGGCGTCAGCATCGCCACCGTGTCCCGGGTGGTCAACGGGCGGAAGGGCGTTTCACGGGAAGTCCGCCAGGCGGTCCTTGCGGCAATGGACGACCTCGGTTATGAACGCCCCGACCGTGCCCGCAGCGACGTGAGGGGCCAGGTTGGCATCATCGTCCCGGACCTGGCCAACCCGATCTTTCCCGCCATTGCCCAGGCCGTGGTCTCCCTGCTTTCCCAGGAGGACTTCATTCCCGTCATTTGTGCCCTGCCCGGGGGAGGGCGTTCGGAGGACGAGTACATCGAGATGCTCGTGGCGCAGGGAGCCGCCGGCATCATTTTCATCTGCACCGCGCATGCGGACGGCCAGGCCAGCCTGGAGCGCTACCACCGGCTACGCGGCCGCGGCATTCCGTATGTGCTGGTCAACGGCCCCCGGCCGGAACTCGGCGCGGCGTCGGTCGCCAACGACGATGCAGCGGCCATCAGCACCGCTGTCCAGCACCTTGCCAGTCTGGGACACCGCAAAGTGGGGTTGGCCATTGGGCCCCACCGCTTCATTCCCAGCCGGCAGAAACTTGCCGGCTTCCGCTCGGCACTCGCGGAATTCCTGGGTGTGGACAACCCCGAGGCCCACACGGCCACGAGTATGTTCACGGTGGAAGGCGGCCAAAGCGCGGCCAACGAGCTCCTCGACTCCGGCCATACTGCGATTGTGTGTGCTTCCGACGTCATGGCCCTTGGGGCCATCCGCGCAGCCCGCGCCAGGGGGCTGCGGGTGCCCGAAGACGTGTCCATCATAGGCTTTGACGATTCGGCGTTGATGGCACTTACCGATCCGCCGCTGACGACGCTGCGGCAGCCAACTGCGGCGATTGCCCACGCTGCCGTCCATGCGCTTGCTGCCGACATGGCAGGTGAGCAGTCCACGCACTCGCCGGTGGTTCTGGCGTCCGACCTGGTGCTGCGCGGCTCTACTGGTCCTGCGGCAAAGCCTTCAGGCCGCCAACGCAGCCAACAATCCCCGCGATAA